GACCGTCGCGCTGGGCGCTGCGGCTCCCAGTTTCAGCGAGGAGACGTGCCCGAGCGCCACGAGGTACGAACGGTGGATCCGCAGGAAGCCCGCCGTGCCCCACTGCTGTTCCAGTTCACTCAGGGGGACGCGGACCAGGTAGCTCGCCTCCGCGGTGTGAAGCCGCGCATAGTCACCTTGGGCTTGAACGTAGAGCACCTCGTCTCGGCGGATCATGCGGGTGACGCCGCCGAGCTCCACCGGGATCATCTCCTGCGCCCGCGGGGTCTCACCGGCCAGCTCGCTGATCCGGGACACGGAACGGGCCAGGCGCTCGGGCCGCATCGGCTTGAGCAGATAGTCGATGGCGGCCAGTTCGAACGCCTCCAGCGCGCAGTCCTCGTCCGCGGTCACGAAGACCACGGCGGGAGGGGACGGCCTCGCGTTGATCGCCCGGGCGAGCTGCAAACCAGAGAGGCCTGGCATGTGGATGTCCAGGAACACGGTGTCGAAGGCCGTGGTCTCCACTTCCCTCAGCGCCTGCTCCCCGGAATCCGCCCGGTGGATGTCTCCCACGAGGGCGTCTTTGCCCAGCAGGAAGGCGAGTTCTTCGATGGCGGGGAGCTCGTCGTCCACCACCAGGACCGTGAGCGCGGCTGTGATTGCTGTCACTCGACCAGGGTAGCGCGGGCCCGCTCAGACCTCGTGGCGCGGCTGGGACTTCGGGACCCGGAGCGTGACGAGCGTTCCCTCGCCGGGAGCCGTCTCGACCACCAGCCCGTGACCCTCGCCGTACACCTGCCTCAGCCGGAGGTCGACGTTCCGCAGCCCGACATGGTTCCCACCGCCGTCCTGTCCCGCGAGCAGGGCGCGCAGCCGTTCGGGATCCATCCCGACGCCGTCGTCCTCCACACTCACCACGGCGTCACCGCCTTCCTCGTAGGCCTTGATGGTGATGGTCCCGGTGCCGGCGCGGGACTCGAGCCCGTGACGGACGGCGTTCTCCACGAGCGGCTGAAGGCTGAGGAAGGGCACGATCGTGCTCAGCACCTCGG
Above is a window of Arthrobacter sp. Y-9 DNA encoding:
- a CDS encoding LytTR family DNA-binding domain-containing protein; translation: MTAITAALTVLVVDDELPAIEELAFLLGKDALVGDIHRADSGEQALREVETTAFDTVFLDIHMPGLSGLQLARAINARPSPPAVVFVTADEDCALEAFELAAIDYLLKPMRPERLARSVSRISELAGETPRAQEMIPVELGGVTRMIRRDEVLYVQAQGDYARLHTAEASYLVRVPLSELEQQWGTAGFLRIHRSYLVALGHVSSLKLGAAAPSATVAGAELPISRRLLPAVRNALTPSRLRTGG